In Thermococcus sp. MV5, the following are encoded in one genomic region:
- a CDS encoding polysaccharide biosynthesis C-terminal domain-containing protein has product MTVLADDIILLIYGKEYLPSSLALKVLIWTIVYAFVNSTFYHIIASMNQQKIISEISSVGTFVNLILNLFLISKYSFLGASIATLATEFITTIMMGLFIRKAKKSI; this is encoded by the coding sequence GTGACAGTTTTAGCTGATGATATAATTTTACTAATTTATGGTAAAGAATATTTGCCCTCCTCATTAGCATTGAAAGTCTTAATATGGACGATTGTATATGCTTTTGTAAATTCTACGTTTTATCATATTATTGCATCTATGAATCAGCAAAAAATTATCAGCGAGATTTCTAGCGTGGGCACATTTGTTAATCTAATCCTGAATCTGTTTTTAATATCTAAGTATAGTTTTTTAGGTGCAAGTATAGCCACATTAGCCACGGAGTTTATTACAACAATAATGATGGGTCTTTTTATTAGGAAGGCCAAAAAGAGTATAT